One genomic segment of Chitinophaga sancti includes these proteins:
- a CDS encoding UDP-2,3-diacylglucosamine diphosphatase, with protein sequence MSDKRPLDIVVISDVHLGIYGCHAKELVQYLDSIDPKILILNGDIIDIWQFSKRYFPKAHTKVIRRILKMTGKGTDVYYLTGNHDEALRKFAGFGLGNLTIDNKLILDVDGKKHWFFHGDVYDITMKNSKWLAKLGGKGYDLLIILNRLVNNILESMGREKMSFSKKVKHGVKQAVKFISDFEQIVAEIAVDKGFDVVACGHIHQPIIKEMVHNGKTVTYLNSGDWVESLTSLEYVNKEWTLYQYPVTKSKVVLPEEEEDQQIWGDIDLSKAVTFPNS encoded by the coding sequence ATGTCCGATAAACGCCCACTTGATATAGTCGTTATTTCCGATGTGCATCTCGGAATATACGGCTGTCACGCAAAAGAGCTTGTCCAATACCTAGATAGCATTGATCCTAAGATACTGATTCTCAATGGAGATATTATCGACATCTGGCAGTTCAGCAAACGCTACTTCCCAAAAGCGCATACCAAGGTGATCCGCAGAATCCTGAAAATGACAGGAAAGGGGACAGATGTATATTATCTGACCGGCAACCACGACGAAGCCCTCCGCAAATTTGCCGGGTTTGGTTTGGGTAACCTCACTATCGATAATAAACTCATCCTGGACGTAGACGGCAAAAAACACTGGTTCTTTCATGGAGACGTATATGATATAACCATGAAAAACTCCAAGTGGCTTGCAAAACTGGGGGGCAAAGGCTATGATCTGCTCATTATTCTCAACCGCCTGGTGAACAATATCCTGGAAAGCATGGGAAGGGAAAAGATGAGTTTTTCCAAAAAAGTGAAACATGGGGTGAAACAGGCGGTGAAATTCATCTCCGACTTTGAACAGATCGTAGCTGAAATCGCTGTAGACAAAGGCTTTGATGTAGTAGCATGTGGGCATATCCACCAGCCAATCATTAAGGAAATGGTACATAACGGTAAGACGGTAACGTACCTGAACTCCGGCGACTGGGTGGAAAGCCTCACTTCTCTTGAATATGTAAATAAAGAATGGACCCTCTACCAATACCCTGTAACGAAATCAAAAGTAGTACTGCCGGAAGAGGAAGAAGATCAGCAGATATGGGGAGATATTGATTTGTCGAAAGCAGTGACTTTCCCTAATTCATAA
- a CDS encoding TonB-dependent receptor, which yields MKQVLESALLCVCLFLYAILPSFAFDNGRITGKVTDQKTGEPLIGVTVLIQGTTQGTVTDVSGSYTLNIAPGTYTLEFKYMGYQTKAVTEVVVKGSNATSLPVIMDEPTSKNLAEVVIKGSFKQETINALYTQQKNNAAVSDGISADVIKKSPDRSTGEVLKRVSGTTIQDNKFVIVRGLSDRYNVALVDNANLPSTEPNRKAFSFDIIPANMIDNIVITKSATPELPGDFAGGVINVQTKEIPEQQFFDISLGTGFNTVSTFQPFKTGYKSSTDILGFDNGARQLPSAFPSTTAIVNNQLSAAQTRAAEKSLNNDYRVRERNGAPAINLQGSWGNHWDTKKHGSLGVIAGVTYSHNETVAKDMIRHYDNFDYTDNVYKYSSNLGAVANVGYTTGKSKLVWRNIYNKIFDDNFLYREGDNIGSSKYINYYAFDLIQKSLFKTSVEGDHQVGQGQSKVNWLLSYNKVTNNQPDQRKVSYGRAIDDASAVMVADIGSVGKANSRLFSDLDENIYIASANYSHPFRFLDNKSLFKAGVLGQYRSRDFHARYIGMKLDPIKDGGDVVAQRPISTLFGDDVIDQDFYDLNDITSTADEYRATTLTTAGYAQLDNRLSDKIRIVWGVRVESYNMKLKSPINNATINLDNNWLDVLPSANITYALNERSNLRGSYYRTVARPELREIAPLAYYDYEMSSLINGNINLKRSQIDNADLRYEIFPAAGEVVSGSVFYKYFNNPIESRVTSSGLSQYDVTPYNYPNAYNVGVEVEVRKKLGFIAPHSFLDNVTFYANVAYIKSVVSDNTTSTAKDRPLSGQSNYVVNTSLGYALPNDKVSFNLLYNRIGQRLYLVGEGGGADGSGRLGNIYESPRNLLDFQANLNVSKRSGFRLNIKDLLNARYQFYYDQNGNNKFDNPAYQKGSINSGEDYLLQQYRPGTSFTLTFTYHLSK from the coding sequence GTGAAGCAAGTTTTAGAGTCCGCACTGTTATGTGTATGCTTATTTTTGTACGCTATATTGCCATCTTTTGCATTCGATAATGGAAGAATTACTGGAAAGGTAACTGACCAGAAAACCGGGGAGCCGTTAATTGGTGTAACCGTTTTAATCCAGGGGACCACACAGGGTACTGTGACTGATGTATCAGGGAGCTATACATTAAACATTGCACCAGGTACCTATACACTCGAATTCAAATACATGGGGTATCAGACCAAGGCAGTCACTGAAGTGGTTGTAAAAGGTAGTAATGCTACCAGTCTGCCCGTGATCATGGACGAACCTACTTCCAAAAACCTGGCTGAAGTAGTGATCAAAGGCTCTTTCAAGCAGGAAACAATCAACGCATTATATACTCAGCAGAAAAATAATGCCGCTGTATCAGACGGTATCTCTGCCGATGTAATTAAGAAATCGCCGGACCGCAGTACTGGCGAAGTACTGAAGCGTGTAAGCGGTACTACTATCCAGGATAATAAGTTCGTAATTGTACGAGGTCTGAGTGATCGTTACAATGTAGCGCTGGTAGACAATGCCAACCTGCCAAGTACAGAACCTAACCGTAAGGCTTTCTCCTTCGACATCATTCCTGCGAATATGATCGACAACATTGTTATCACCAAATCCGCTACACCTGAATTGCCTGGTGACTTTGCGGGTGGTGTGATCAATGTACAAACCAAAGAAATTCCTGAACAACAATTCTTCGATATTTCACTTGGTACCGGATTCAATACTGTTTCTACTTTCCAGCCTTTCAAAACTGGTTATAAATCAAGCACTGATATCTTAGGTTTTGATAATGGCGCACGTCAGTTGCCATCAGCTTTTCCATCTACTACAGCAATTGTAAACAACCAGCTGAGTGCTGCACAAACTCGTGCTGCAGAGAAGTCGCTGAACAATGATTATCGTGTAAGAGAACGCAATGGTGCACCCGCCATCAACCTGCAGGGTAGCTGGGGAAATCATTGGGATACTAAGAAACATGGTAGCCTGGGTGTGATTGCAGGTGTGACTTATTCACACAATGAGACAGTGGCCAAAGACATGATCAGGCATTATGACAACTTCGATTATACTGACAATGTATATAAATACTCTTCTAACCTGGGTGCTGTTGCAAACGTAGGTTACACTACAGGCAAAAGCAAACTGGTATGGAGAAACATTTACAACAAGATCTTTGATGACAATTTCCTGTATAGAGAAGGTGACAATATCGGTAGCTCTAAGTATATCAACTACTATGCATTTGACCTGATTCAGAAATCACTGTTCAAAACATCCGTAGAAGGTGATCATCAGGTTGGACAGGGGCAGAGTAAAGTGAACTGGTTATTGTCTTACAACAAAGTCACCAACAACCAGCCTGACCAGCGTAAAGTATCCTATGGCCGTGCCATCGATGATGCATCTGCTGTAATGGTAGCTGATATCGGATCGGTAGGTAAAGCCAACAGCCGGCTGTTCTCTGATCTGGATGAAAACATCTATATCGCCAGTGCAAACTATTCACATCCTTTCCGCTTCCTTGACAACAAGAGCCTGTTCAAAGCAGGTGTGTTAGGACAGTATCGTTCCAGAGATTTTCATGCCCGCTATATTGGTATGAAACTGGATCCTATTAAAGATGGTGGCGATGTAGTTGCACAACGTCCAATCAGCACACTGTTTGGTGATGATGTGATCGATCAGGATTTCTATGACCTGAATGACATCACCTCTACAGCAGATGAATACAGGGCGACGACACTTACAACAGCAGGATATGCACAACTCGATAACCGTCTTTCTGATAAGATCCGTATCGTATGGGGTGTGCGTGTGGAGTCATATAATATGAAGTTGAAGTCACCAATCAATAACGCAACTATTAACCTGGACAATAACTGGTTGGATGTATTGCCTTCAGCAAACATTACTTATGCACTGAATGAGCGTTCCAACCTGCGTGGTTCTTATTACAGAACAGTAGCAAGACCAGAGCTGCGTGAGATTGCGCCATTAGCATATTACGACTATGAGATGTCTTCACTCATCAATGGTAATATCAACCTGAAGCGCAGTCAGATTGATAATGCGGATCTGCGTTATGAAATCTTCCCTGCAGCGGGTGAAGTAGTATCAGGATCTGTATTCTACAAATACTTCAACAATCCGATAGAAAGCAGGGTAACATCTTCAGGTCTGAGCCAGTATGATGTAACGCCTTACAACTATCCTAATGCATACAATGTAGGTGTGGAAGTAGAAGTGAGAAAGAAACTGGGATTCATAGCACCGCATAGCTTCCTGGATAATGTAACCTTCTATGCGAACGTTGCTTATATCAAATCTGTAGTATCTGACAATACAACTTCTACCGCGAAAGACAGACCATTATCCGGTCAATCTAACTATGTAGTAAATACAAGCCTTGGTTATGCATTGCCTAATGATAAGGTCAGCTTTAACCTGCTGTATAACAGAATTGGTCAGCGTCTGTACCTGGTAGGTGAAGGTGGAGGCGCAGATGGTTCCGGCAGACTCGGTAACATCTACGAAAGCCCAAGAAACCTGCTGGACTTCCAGGCTAACCTGAATGTGAGCAAGCGTAGCGGATTCCGTCTGAACATCAAAGACCTGTTAAATGCCCGTTATCAATTCTACTATGACCAGAATGGTAACAACAAATTCGATAATCCTGCATATCAAAAAGGAAGCATCAACTCCGGCGAAGACTACCTGTTACAGCAGTATCGCCCTGGAACATCATTCACATTGACTTTTACATATCATTTATCAAAGTAG